The following coding sequences are from one Chthonomonadales bacterium window:
- the coxB gene encoding cytochrome c oxidase subunit II: protein MPRIPLLPPQASNFAQSFDELFYVLLLLSVFFAGLVFSLILFFALRYRRGSRYNRRMGHRGQLALEITWSVIPLVIGLTIFFYAARPYAMLYGNAPSDAMEVFVIGKQWMWHFQHPDGVRENNELHLPAGKAVKLTLISQDVIHSFYVPAFRVHRDVVPGRFTTVWFVPRIPGQYHLLCSQYCGTEHSRMTGTVTVMEPAAYQTWLASGGQREQVTRRSMVQAGEALFDRFACVSCHGFAPARAPSLVDLYGRAEMLESGRTVLADHDYVRTSILEPDKQVVKGYQPIMPSFKGQFTEEEVLELIAFIKSLHTGDGVAGPPTGATMPSVPASEAPRPTRTGTRP from the coding sequence ATGCCCAGGATTCCGCTGCTGCCGCCGCAGGCAAGCAACTTCGCGCAGAGCTTCGACGAGTTGTTCTACGTGTTGCTTCTCCTGTCGGTGTTCTTCGCCGGGCTCGTCTTCAGCCTGATCCTGTTCTTCGCGCTCCGCTACCGCCGCGGCTCGCGCTACAACAGGAGGATGGGTCACCGCGGCCAGCTGGCGCTCGAGATCACCTGGAGCGTGATCCCACTGGTGATCGGCCTCACCATCTTCTTCTATGCCGCCCGGCCGTACGCGATGCTCTACGGCAACGCCCCCTCGGATGCCATGGAGGTCTTCGTCATCGGCAAGCAGTGGATGTGGCATTTCCAGCATCCGGACGGCGTGCGCGAGAACAATGAGCTGCACCTGCCCGCCGGCAAGGCCGTGAAGCTGACGCTGATCTCGCAGGACGTGATCCACAGCTTCTACGTGCCGGCATTCCGCGTACACCGCGACGTGGTGCCCGGTCGATTCACGACGGTGTGGTTCGTGCCGCGCATTCCGGGGCAGTACCACCTGCTCTGCTCGCAGTACTGCGGCACCGAGCACTCGCGCATGACGGGCACCGTCACCGTGATGGAGCCTGCGGCGTACCAGACGTGGCTGGCGAGCGGGGGCCAACGCGAGCAGGTGACGCGCCGGTCGATGGTGCAGGCCGGAGAAGCGCTTTTCGACAGGTTCGCGTGCGTCTCATGCCACGGCTTCGCGCCGGCGCGTGCGCCGTCGCTGGTGGACCTGTACGGTCGCGCGGAGATGCTGGAGAGCGGGCGGACCGTGCTTGCCGACCACGACTACGTGCGCACCTCGATCCTGGAGCCGGACAAGCAGGTGGTTAAGGGCTACCAGCCGATCATGCCGTCCTTCAAGGGGCAGTTCACGGAGGAGGAAGTCCTCGAGTTGATCGCCTTCATCAAGTCGCTTCACACGGGCGATGGGGTCGCGGGCCCACCGACGGGCGCCACGATGCCCTCCGTGCCCGCAAGCGAGGCGCCGCGCCCCACGCGCACAGGCACGCGGCCCTGA
- a CDS encoding cytochrome c oxidase subunit 3 family protein, with translation MSAQAIEPSRSDEPFLGEQFENRDQQDEAYTVGMWTFLATEVMFFGALFLSYTLYRSLHPEVFRAAHHYLSVPMGTINTAVLLTSSFTMALAVRASQLRQRRVVMLFLAVTSVLALAFLVIKGFEWSHEFEERHLPGPTFQFSEHQPPGATVTTAEAGRVGAVLPGDVPQIFFVLYFAMTGLHAIHVIVGILVMWGLIALLAADSPLVRYYMPTEMAGLYWHFVDIVWIFLYPLFYLIPR, from the coding sequence ATGAGCGCACAGGCCATCGAGCCGAGCCGGAGCGACGAGCCCTTTCTGGGCGAGCAGTTCGAGAACCGGGACCAGCAGGACGAGGCCTACACGGTCGGGATGTGGACGTTCCTGGCGACCGAGGTGATGTTCTTCGGCGCGCTCTTCCTGTCTTACACGCTCTACCGCTCGCTCCACCCGGAGGTGTTTCGAGCGGCCCACCACTACCTGAGCGTGCCGATGGGCACGATCAACACCGCCGTTCTGCTCACCAGCAGCTTCACCATGGCGCTGGCCGTGCGGGCCTCACAGCTCCGGCAGCGCAGGGTGGTGATGCTCTTCCTTGCCGTGACCAGCGTCCTTGCTCTCGCGTTCCTCGTCATCAAGGGGTTCGAATGGAGCCACGAGTTCGAGGAGAGGCATCTGCCCGGGCCGACGTTCCAGTTCAGCGAGCACCAGCCGCCCGGCGCGACGGTGACAACGGCCGAAGCTGGACGCGTCGGCGCGGTGCTGCCGGGAGACGTACCGCAGATCTTCTTCGTTCTCTACTTCGCCATGACCGGACTGCACGCGATCCACGTCATCGTCGGCATCCTGGTGATGTGGGGGTTGATCGCGTTGCTGGCAGCCGACAGTCCCCTTGTGCGCTACTACATGCCGACGGAGATGGCCGGCCTCTACTGGCACTTCGTCGACATCGTCTGGATATTCCTGTATCCTCTGTTCTACCTGATACCGAGGTGA
- the ctaD gene encoding cytochrome c oxidase subunit I, whose protein sequence is MAQPDERTNYLNWSHTVKSWLLTTDHKRIAILYMVSITVMFALGGLAAAVIRMALVVPQDTLIRHETYNKMFSMHGVIMVFLFLVPSIPAVLGNFLLPLMVGARDLAFPRLNLLSWYLYIIGGLCVVGAMLAGGVDTGWTFYTPYSSIYSNSHVTLTIVGVFIAGFSSIATGINFIVTTHKMRAPGLTWFRLPLFVWSLYATSIIFVLGTPVVAITLALVVAERVVHLGVFDPALGGDPILFQHLFWFYSHPAVYIMVLPSMGVVSELVPCFSRKRAFGYPFIAFSSLAIAVLGFLVWGHHMFVSGQAVWTGMVFSFLSFLIAVPSAIKVFNWTATMYKGRIWFTAPMLYALGFIGLFTVGGLTGLFLAALTVDVHVHDTYFVIAHFHYIMVGGAIMGYMGGIHFWWPKMTGRLYPEGWAKLAAGITFIGFNLTFFPQFLLGLQGMPRRYHWYPPEWQSLNVLSSAGASILAVGYAIPLTYLIWSLWYGAKAGKNPWGAVGLEWTTTSPPPTHNFPRTPVVTWEAYDYRDEEPPTEEEREPVSVPAGGER, encoded by the coding sequence ATGGCGCAACCGGACGAACGCACGAACTACCTGAACTGGAGCCACACGGTCAAGTCGTGGCTCCTGACGACGGACCACAAGCGGATCGCGATCCTCTACATGGTCTCGATCACGGTCATGTTTGCCCTTGGGGGCCTGGCCGCGGCGGTGATCCGAATGGCGCTGGTCGTCCCGCAGGACACCCTGATTCGCCACGAGACCTACAACAAGATGTTCTCGATGCACGGCGTGATCATGGTGTTCCTGTTCCTGGTACCGTCGATACCGGCCGTGCTCGGCAACTTTCTGCTCCCCCTGATGGTGGGAGCCCGCGACCTGGCCTTCCCGCGGCTGAACCTGCTGAGCTGGTACCTGTACATCATCGGCGGCCTGTGCGTCGTGGGCGCCATGCTGGCGGGGGGCGTCGACACCGGCTGGACGTTCTACACGCCCTACAGCAGCATCTACAGCAACTCTCACGTCACGCTGACCATAGTTGGCGTGTTCATCGCCGGGTTCTCATCGATCGCCACAGGCATCAACTTCATCGTGACCACGCACAAGATGCGCGCGCCCGGGCTCACATGGTTCCGGCTGCCCCTCTTCGTCTGGTCGCTGTACGCCACGAGCATCATCTTCGTCCTCGGCACGCCCGTCGTCGCGATCACCCTTGCCCTGGTTGTCGCCGAGCGCGTGGTGCACCTGGGCGTGTTTGACCCGGCGCTTGGCGGCGACCCCATCCTCTTCCAGCATCTGTTCTGGTTCTACTCACACCCGGCCGTCTACATCATGGTCCTGCCGTCGATGGGCGTAGTCAGCGAGCTGGTGCCGTGCTTCTCGCGCAAACGCGCGTTCGGCTACCCCTTCATTGCGTTCTCGAGTCTGGCCATCGCCGTCCTGGGCTTCCTCGTCTGGGGGCACCACATGTTCGTGTCGGGCCAGGCCGTGTGGACGGGAATGGTCTTCTCGTTCCTGAGCTTCCTGATCGCCGTTCCGTCCGCCATCAAGGTCTTCAACTGGACGGCGACCATGTACAAGGGGCGCATCTGGTTCACCGCTCCCATGCTCTATGCGCTCGGCTTCATCGGGCTGTTTACGGTGGGGGGGCTGACCGGCCTTTTCCTGGCCGCGCTGACGGTGGATGTGCACGTCCACGACACCTACTTCGTAATCGCCCACTTCCACTACATCATGGTGGGTGGCGCGATCATGGGCTACATGGGCGGCATCCACTTCTGGTGGCCCAAGATGACCGGCCGGCTCTACCCCGAGGGCTGGGCCAAGCTCGCCGCGGGCATCACGTTCATCGGGTTCAACCTCACCTTCTTCCCGCAGTTCCTCCTGGGCCTGCAAGGGATGCCGAGGCGCTATCACTGGTACCCGCCGGAGTGGCAGTCCCTCAACGTGCTCTCGTCGGCGGGCGCCTCCATCCTGGCCGTCGGCTACGCGATCCCGCTGACCTACCTGATCTGGTCGCTCTGGTATGGAGCGAAGGCGGGCAAGAACCCATGGGGCGCGGTCGGGCTGGAGTGGACGACGACCTCGCCGCCGCCCACACACAACTTCCCGCGGACACCCGTGGTGACCTGGGAAGCCTACGACTACCGCGACGAGGAGCCGCCGACGGAGGAGGAGCGGGAGCCCGTGAGCGTCCCCGCGGGAGGCGAGCGATGA
- a CDS encoding cytochrome C oxidase subunit IV family protein — MRAYAAVYVALIVLLGATVGVYYISTPWHFLNNIIAMTIAIIKATLVILVFMGVRYGTKLTWLYVAAGFLWLAIMFVFTLTDYLSRQWVPVRGF; from the coding sequence GTGAGGGCCTACGCGGCCGTCTACGTGGCGCTCATCGTCCTGCTCGGAGCCACGGTCGGGGTCTACTACATCAGCACGCCCTGGCACTTCCTGAACAACATCATCGCGATGACGATCGCCATCATCAAGGCAACCCTCGTCATCCTGGTGTTCATGGGCGTCCGCTACGGGACGAAGCTGACGTGGCTCTACGTGGCCGCGGGATTCCTGTGGCTGGCCATCATGTTCGTCTTCACGCTGACCGACTACCTGTCGCGGCAGTGGGTGCCGGTCCGCGGCTTCTGA
- a CDS encoding SCO family protein — MHARIPLRTGLGLTCAAAALAFWPVAAGAQGNLRRGLAPNRDVAFQQKLDAQIPLDVPFRDEAGKEVRLSRYFRGKPVVLVLVWYKCPSICTVILEGMVRTFGGQKLEIGKDYQAVTVSINPRETAGIAAAKKQEMVGLLDRPGAADGWHFLTGTKDSIDRLAGAIGYKYAYDARTDQYAHPAGIVVATPLGRVSHYLFGVEYRPRDLRLALVEGSNNQIGTPVDQVLLLCYHYDPVTGKYSLAVANILKIAGGLTVLILATAILWMLRMERRRARSVPAPDDATPFPTA; from the coding sequence ATGCACGCCCGGATTCCCCTGCGCACGGGCCTCGGCCTGACGTGCGCCGCGGCTGCCCTGGCGTTCTGGCCGGTGGCCGCGGGCGCGCAAGGCAATCTGCGGCGAGGGCTCGCTCCGAACCGCGACGTGGCCTTCCAGCAGAAGCTTGACGCCCAGATCCCTCTCGACGTGCCCTTCCGCGATGAGGCCGGCAAGGAGGTCCGTCTCTCCAGGTACTTCCGGGGCAAGCCGGTCGTGCTCGTGCTCGTCTGGTACAAGTGCCCCAGCATCTGCACGGTCATCCTGGAGGGTATGGTCCGCACCTTCGGCGGCCAGAAGCTCGAGATCGGGAAGGACTATCAGGCGGTCACGGTCAGCATCAACCCACGCGAGACCGCAGGGATAGCCGCCGCCAAGAAGCAGGAGATGGTCGGCCTGCTGGACCGGCCGGGGGCCGCCGACGGCTGGCATTTCCTTACGGGCACCAAGGACTCAATCGACCGGCTGGCGGGCGCCATCGGCTACAAGTATGCCTACGACGCGCGCACCGACCAGTACGCGCACCCGGCTGGCATCGTCGTGGCGACGCCGCTCGGCCGCGTCTCGCACTACCTGTTCGGCGTTGAGTACCGGCCCCGCGACCTCCGGCTCGCCCTGGTTGAGGGCTCGAACAACCAGATCGGCACGCCGGTCGACCAGGTGCTCCTGCTCTGTTACCACTACGACCCGGTCACCGGCAAGTACAGCCTGGCCGTCGCCAACATCCTGAAGATCGCGGGGGGCCTCACCGTGCTCATCCTGGCTACCGCCATCCTGTGGATGCTGCGCATGGAGCGCCGACGCGCGCGGAGCGTGCCGGCGCCCGACGACGCGACGCCCTTCCCGACGGCCTGA
- a CDS encoding cytochrome c — MWEQPRVKPLARSDFFADEQSARPVPEHTVARGEARAADPAYYAGILGGTRVPINISAGTPVQTGIFRGAYLDAIPARALAAFPGATTRDRWENMLLRGQNRFDIYCSPCHGRLGDGNGMIAIRGLNLRRQPANYHTQRLRKMPLGHFYDVLTNGFGLMLGYGTRIPDPNDRWAVVAYIRALQLSQDAGLGAVPASERGVLTAPSRRPTPAGGASPVAGPAAAARRAPVGAKEAATGAPAAAPGAAPGPAGPPRRSPRMPPGPAVAPPGMEMR; from the coding sequence ATGTGGGAGCAGCCGCGCGTGAAGCCGCTCGCCCGGAGCGACTTCTTCGCGGACGAGCAGTCGGCCCGGCCGGTGCCCGAGCACACGGTCGCGCGCGGCGAGGCGCGCGCCGCCGACCCCGCCTACTACGCGGGCATCCTGGGTGGCACGCGCGTGCCGATCAACATATCGGCGGGAACTCCGGTTCAGACGGGCATCTTTCGTGGCGCCTACCTCGACGCCATCCCGGCGCGAGCTCTGGCCGCCTTCCCGGGCGCCACGACCCGCGACCGGTGGGAGAACATGCTGCTCCGCGGCCAGAACCGCTTCGACATCTACTGCTCGCCGTGCCACGGACGGCTGGGCGATGGGAACGGCATGATCGCCATACGGGGCCTGAACCTGCGAAGGCAGCCGGCCAACTACCACACGCAGCGGCTGCGCAAGATGCCGCTCGGGCACTTCTACGACGTGCTCACCAACGGTTTCGGCCTGATGCTCGGCTACGGAACGCGCATACCAGACCCCAACGATCGATGGGCCGTCGTGGCCTACATTCGGGCGCTGCAACTCAGCCAGGACGCCGGACTGGGCGCCGTGCCGGCCTCCGAGCGCGGCGTGCTTACGGCCCCGTCGCGGCGCCCGACGCCAGCGGGCGGCGCGAGCCCAGTCGCCGGGCCGGCGGCCGCGGCCCGGCGCGCGCCGGTGGGCGCCAAGGAAGCGGCTACCGGCGCGCCCGCAGCCGCTCCAGGCGCGGCGCCGGGACCCGCCGGGCCGCCGAGGCGTTCCCCGCGGATGCCGCCGGGGCCGGCCGTGGCGCCGCCCGGAATGGAGATGCGATGA